The sequence GTATCAGTCAGCTTGGCGGTTTTTTATACAAAAAGCCTAAAACTATAATAAACAATAAGTTATAGATAACTATTGCTTTTTATATACCGTTTATGCTGATCGGGTAAGTTAATCCCAATCACCCGATAACTCTGTGCATAAAAAGATTTTTGAAAATTCATATTCGTCAATACGTTTTTTGCATTACTTGAAATTTTTCTTGAAAAACAGCATTCAATTAATAAATTAAAGTGAGTCGAAAACCATTTATATTTTGGGTAAAGGTCTACGCTTTTTATTATGACGATTCTCGGCAGTTTTAACAAAGTCAAACGATTTTAAATTGACCCGCTCATTTGACATCTCGTCCGGTAACACGCATCATCGCGTATCATTTTTCAATCGCCCCAAATGTATGAGCAATGACACGCTGCAAATACGCCGTATACGCATCGATACCTATCATGAAAACGTGGCCTATCTAAACCGGGATTGCGCGATTTACCGGGCTGAGGGATTTCAGGCATTATCCAAGATCAAAGTTTGCGCAAACGGCACCAAGCTTTTTGCGGTTTTGAATGTGGTCGATGACAATTCCATTGTTCAGCCAGGCGAACTGGGACTCTCCGAACAGGCGTTCAATCAGCTTAACATTGGTGAAGGCACTTTCGTTACTGTCGATCATGCCGAGAATCCCGAGTCCATGGACGCCGTCCGGCGAAAAATCAACGGCGAACGACTGGATCAAAGCGACTTTCACAGCATAACCCGGGATATTGTCGAAACGCGTTATTCCAAAATGGAAATGGCCGCTTTTCTGGTTGCCACCGGACAAAACAATCTTGACCGCGACGAATTACTTTATCTAACCAGAGCAATGCTGGATTCGGGCGAACGCATGAATTGGCACGAATCGCTGGTGGCCGACAAACACTGTATAGGCGGCATACCGGGCAATCGAACCTCAATGCTGGTAGTGCCCATTGTAGCCGCGCACGGCATGCTGATACCGAAAACATCCAGCCGAGCGATCACCTCGCCTGCAGGAACCGCCGATACGATGGAGGTGCTTGCGGAGGTCAACCTGTCTCCGGAACGTCTGCATGACATTGTCCGGCAGGAGCGCGGCTGCCTCGCCTGGGGCGGGACCGCCAAACTGGCGCCTGTGGACGATATACTGATTTCGGTTGAGCGCCCGCTGGGCATTGACTCACAAGGCCAAATGGTCGCGTCTATACTCTCAAAAAAACTGGCGGCCGGTTCTACCCATTTGATTATTGATATTCCCGTTGGTCCTACGGCTAAGGTTCGGCATATGCGCCAGGCATTGGCCCTGCGCAAGCTGTTCGAATTTGTCGGTGACAGGCTGAACATTCATCTTGAAGTCATGATTACCGACGGCCGCCAACCCATTGGCCGGGGCATAGGTCCTGTGCTTGAAGCGCGGGATATTATGAAAGTTCTTGAAAACAATCCGGATGCACCGTCTGATCTGCGGCAAAAATCGCTACAGCTGGCCGGACGAATTATTGAATTCGACCCCGATGTCAGAGGCGGCCAGGGATATGCGATAGCCAGAGATATCCTGGATTCGGGCCGGGCGATTGCCAAGATGAATGAAATCATTCAGGCTCAGGGCGCCAAATCCATTGACCTGAGTCCGGGATCTCTTTGCCGGGAAGTTTATGCCGAACAAGACGGCGTAGTGACACATATTGATAATTTTCAGATGGCTAAAATTGCCCGCATCGCCGGAGCGCCGCTGGATAAAAAGGCAGGCGTCGACTTGCTGAAAAAACTGGGCGAACGTGTTCAAAAAGGCGAGCCGATTTACCGTATTTATGCCGAGTTTCCTGCCGATTTTAAATTCGCTCAAAAGCTGGCTGCCGACAATAACGGCTATATGATAGGCACCGAGGAACATGTCCTTAAACTGCTGGTCGCTTTCTGAATATTATGCTGCTACTCGCTTTTCCCGATTACCTGGAACAGGCTCAAAGACTGGCAACCCAGCTTAATGTTCCGATTTCTCAAACTTTCCTGCATCGTTTTCCTGACGGCGAAAGTCTGGTTCGCCTGCCTCCTGCGTTGCCGCGCCATATCGTCATTTTCCGGAGTCTGGACCATCCTAACGATAAGCTGATCGAGCTATTGTTATGTGCCAAAACAGCTCGCAAACTGGGTGTCCATCGTATCACGTTGGTCGCGCCTTATTTATGTTACATGCGCCAGGATATCGCCAACAACCCCGGCGAAGCAGTCAGTCAGAGAATTATCGGACAGCTTTT comes from Methylicorpusculum oleiharenae and encodes:
- a CDS encoding thymidine phosphorylase family protein, whose protein sequence is MSNDTLQIRRIRIDTYHENVAYLNRDCAIYRAEGFQALSKIKVCANGTKLFAVLNVVDDNSIVQPGELGLSEQAFNQLNIGEGTFVTVDHAENPESMDAVRRKINGERLDQSDFHSITRDIVETRYSKMEMAAFLVATGQNNLDRDELLYLTRAMLDSGERMNWHESLVADKHCIGGIPGNRTSMLVVPIVAAHGMLIPKTSSRAITSPAGTADTMEVLAEVNLSPERLHDIVRQERGCLAWGGTAKLAPVDDILISVERPLGIDSQGQMVASILSKKLAAGSTHLIIDIPVGPTAKVRHMRQALALRKLFEFVGDRLNIHLEVMITDGRQPIGRGIGPVLEARDIMKVLENNPDAPSDLRQKSLQLAGRIIEFDPDVRGGQGYAIARDILDSGRAIAKMNEIIQAQGAKSIDLSPGSLCREVYAEQDGVVTHIDNFQMAKIARIAGAPLDKKAGVDLLKKLGERVQKGEPIYRIYAEFPADFKFAQKLAADNNGYMIGTEEHVLKLLVAF